The DNA region GTCGACGCTGCTCATTTGAGCAGCGGGATGTATCCGTCACATGTCGTGAAGTGGCGCGCAAGCAATGTTTTGTATCGGCGAGTGTGGGCCGGATACATCCGCGTACGAAGGCGAGAAGGGTGCTGCTCTGCCGCCGCGTCGCGCCGTCAGTGCAAGGCGGGCGCAGCCCGTTTCGCCGCAGCCGCATTCGTTGAACCTGTCATGAAGAAGCTCGAACACGTGTTGATCGTCGATGACGATAGTGAGACCCGCGAACTCGTCGCCATCCATCTGCAACGCAACGGCATGCGGGTGTCGCGCGCCTCCAGCGGACGCGAGATGCGCGCGGCGCTCGGGCGCGACACCCCCGATCTCATCGTCCTCGAACTGAGACTGCCGGATACGGATGGCCTGTCGTTGTGCCGCGAATTGCGCGCAGGCGAATTTCACGCGATACCCGTCGTCATGCTGTCCGCGCGCCACGACGAAGCGGACCGCATCGTCGCCCTCGAACTGGGCGCCGACGACTACATGTCCAAGCCGTTTGCGATCCGCGAACTGCTGGCGCGCATCCGCGCCGTCCTGCGCCGGACCAACATGCTGCCGCCCGGCATGCGCGTCGCCGAAGCGGCCACCGTGCTGCGCTTCGGCGAGTGGCGGCTCGACACGGCGGCGCGCCGTCTGCTCGACCCCGAAGGCACGGTGGTCGCGTTGAGCGGTGCGGAGTATCGGCTGTTGCGCGTGTTCCTCGATCATCCGAACCGCGTGCTCACGCGCGACCAGTTGCTCAACCTGACGCAAGGCCGTCACGCCGACCTGCTCGACCGCTCGATCGATCTGCTCGTGAGCCGCGTGCGTCAGCGGCTGCACGACGGCGTGCGCGACGGACGCTACATCAAGACGCTGCGCAACGAAGGCTATCTGTTCTCGGCGACGGTGATGCGTGTCGAAAGCGATGTCGCGCATGCGCCTGCGATGACCTGTATCGCCTAGGGAATCAGCAACAGCTTGCCCATGGTCCGGCGGCTCTCCATATCGGCATGCGCGCGTGGGGCGTCCGCAAGCGGATAGACGCCGCCGATCCGCACGTCGAGCACGCCCGCGATGATCCAGTCGAACAACTGCTTCGCCCGCGCACGCAACAGGGCAGGGGTGTGGACGTGATCGGCGAAGGTCGCGTAGCCGATCTTGATGCTCTTCGGCAGGCTCGTGATATGAAGCGGGCCGGCCGCGCCCAGCACCGGCCCATACCAGCAGAACGTGCCCGAGCGCCGCAGCGATGCGAGCGAGCCCTGGAACGTCGCCGGTCGATGACGGCTTTGACCGGGCCGGCAACCGGTTCGCCGCATTCGGCCAGCCGAAGCTTCTCGGGTCCTCCCGGACCGTCCATCACGATGGTTTTCATCCCGTGCGCCCCCGTATCAGTGCGCGTGGCGCGCTGCTGCGATGATCGCGTTGGCGACGGCTTCGGGCTGACTCAGCATCGCGACGTGACTCGCGTCGACGCGCGTCACCTGCGC from Paraburkholderia caribensis includes:
- a CDS encoding response regulator; translated protein: MKKLEHVLIVDDDSETRELVAIHLQRNGMRVSRASSGREMRAALGRDTPDLIVLELRLPDTDGLSLCRELRAGEFHAIPVVMLSARHDEADRIVALELGADDYMSKPFAIRELLARIRAVLRRTNMLPPGMRVAEAATVLRFGEWRLDTAARRLLDPEGTVVALSGAEYRLLRVFLDHPNRVLTRDQLLNLTQGRHADLLDRSIDLLVSRVRQRLHDGVRDGRYIKTLRNEGYLFSATVMRVESDVAHAPAMTCIA